A portion of the Leptotrichia sp. OH3620_COT-345 genome contains these proteins:
- the pyrE gene encoding orotate phosphoribosyltransferase — MNNMLLKDKVAKVLFDVKAVKVNIKEPFTFASGIKSPIYCDNRYILGFPQERNVIVDGFIEKINKDIDIIAGVATAGIPWASFIADRIGKPLCYIRNKPKEHGRGKQIEGAEVEGKRVIVIEDLITTGKSSLIAVDVLQKENISELEVMSIFSYGFQSAIDNYKKYNCKFSSLSDFNTLIKILKEMDYLTEKEAKTASEWIQNPEKWGK, encoded by the coding sequence ATGAATAATATGTTATTAAAAGATAAAGTGGCAAAAGTATTATTTGATGTCAAAGCGGTAAAAGTAAATATAAAAGAACCGTTTACATTCGCTTCGGGAATAAAAAGTCCTATATATTGTGATAACAGATATATTTTAGGATTTCCTCAGGAAAGAAATGTAATAGTGGACGGTTTTATTGAAAAAATAAATAAAGACATTGATATAATAGCGGGAGTAGCCACGGCAGGAATACCATGGGCATCATTTATAGCAGATAGAATCGGGAAGCCGCTATGTTACATAAGAAATAAACCGAAAGAACACGGACGAGGAAAACAGATAGAAGGTGCTGAAGTAGAAGGAAAGAGAGTAATAGTGATCGAGGATCTTATTACTACAGGAAAAAGTAGTCTTATTGCAGTTGACGTTCTTCAGAAAGAAAATATTTCAGAATTGGAAGTTATGTCAATATTTTCTTATGGGTTTCAGTCAGCGATAGATAATTACAAAAAATATAACTGTAAATTCAGTTCTCTTTCGGACTTTAATACATTAATAAAAATATTGAAAGAAATGGATTATCTCACGGAAAAAGAGGCAAAAACAGCTTCAGAGTGGATTCAAAATCCTGAAAAATGGGGGAAATAA